One Lepus europaeus isolate LE1 chromosome X, mLepTim1.pri, whole genome shotgun sequence genomic window carries:
- the BCAP31 gene encoding B-cell receptor-associated protein 31, translated as MSLQWTAVATFLYAEVFAVLLLCVPFISPKRWQKIFKSRLVELVVSYGNTFFVVLISILVLLVIDAVREIRKYDDVTEKVNLQNNPGAMEHFHMKLFRAQRNLYIAGFSLLLSFLLRRLVTLISQQATLLASNEAFKKQAESASEAAKKYMEENDQLKKGAAVDRRKLDVGDTEVKLEEENRSLKANLKKLKDDLASAKQKLEKAENEALAMRKQSEGLTKEYDRLLDEHAKLQASVDGTTDKKEE; from the exons ATGAGTCTGCAGTGGACTGCAGTCGCCACCTTCCTCTATGCAGAGGTCTTTGCCGTGCTGCTTCTCTGCGTTCCCTTCATCTCTCCCAAGAG ATGGCAGAAGATTTTCAAGTCCCGCCTGGTGGAGTTGGTCGTGAGCTATGGCAACACCTTCTTTGTGGTTCTCATCAGCATTCTCGTGCTGCTGGTCATTG ATGCTGTACGTGAGATTCGGAAGTATGACGATGTGACTGAGAAGGTGAACCTCCAGAATAACCCCGGAGCAATGGAGCACTTCCACATGAAGCTTTTCCGTGCTCAGCGGAATCTCTATATTGCTGGCTTCTCCTTGCTGCTGTCCTT CCTGCTTAGACGCCTGGTGACTCTCATCTCCCAGCAGGCCACTCTGCTGGCCTCCAATGAAGCCTTTAAAAAGCAGGCAGAGAGCGCCAGTGAGGCGGCCAAGAAGTACATGGAAGAGAACGACCAGCTAAAGAAG ggagctgctgtTGACAGACGCAAGTTGGACGTTGGGGACACTGAGGTGAAGCTGGAGGAAGAGAACAGGAGCCTAAAGGCTAACCTGAAGAAGCTGAAGGACGACCTGGCCAGTGCCAAGCAGA AACTAGAGAAAGCTGAAAATGAGGCCCTGGCCATGCGGAAGCAGTCAGAGGGCCTCACCAAGGAGTACGACCGCCTGTTGGATGAGCACGCCAAGCTGCAG GCCTCGGTGGATGGTACGACGGACAAGAAGGAGGAGTGA
- the SLC6A8 gene encoding sodium- and chloride-dependent creatine transporter 1: MAKKSAENGIYSVSGDEKKGPLIAPGPDGAPAKGDGPAGLGAPGGCLAVPPRETWTRQMDFIMSCVGFAVGLGNVWRFPYLCYKNGGGVFLIPYVLIALVGGIPIFFLEISLGQFMKAGSINVWNICPLFKGLGYASMVIVFYCNTYYIMVLAWGFYYLVKSFTTTLPWATCGHTWNTPDCVEIFRHEDCANGSLANLTCDQLAERRSPVIEFWENKVLRLSGGLEVPGALNWEVTLCLLACWVLVYFCVWKGVKSTGKIVYFTATFPYVVLVVLLVRGVLLPGALDGIIYYLKPDWSKLGSPQVWIDAGTQIFFSYAIGLGALTALGSYNRFNNNCYKDAIILALINSGTSFFAGFVVFSILGFMATEQGVHISKVAESGPGLAFIAYPRAVTLMPVAPLWAALFFFMLLLLGLDSQFVGVEGFITGLLDLLPASYYFRFQREISVALCCALCFVIDLSMVTDGGMYVFQLFDYYSASGTTLLWQAFWECVAVAWVYGADRFMDDIACMIGYRPCPWMKWCWSFFTPLVCMGIFIFNIVYYKPLVYNKTYVYPWWGEAMGWAFALSSMLCVPLHLLGCLLRAKGTMAERWQHLTQPVWGLHHLEYRAQDADVRGLTTLTPVSESSKVVVVESVM, from the exons ATGGCGAAGAAGAGCGCCGAGAACGGCATCTACAGCGTGTCCGGCGACGAGAAGAAGGGCCCCCTCATCGCGCCCGGGCCCGACGGGGCCCCGGCCAAGGGCGATggccccgcaggcctgggggcgcCCGGCGGCTGCCTGGCCGTGCCGCCGCGCGAGACCTGGACGCGCCAGATGGACTTCATCATGTCGTGCGTGGGCTTCGCCGTGGGCTTGGGCAACGTGTGGCGCTTCCCCTACCTGTGCTACAAGAACGGCGGAG GTGTGTTCCTTATCCCGTACGTCCTGATCGCCCTGGTGGGAGGAATCCCCATTTTCTTCTTGGAGATTTCCCTAGGCCAATTCATGAAGGCTGGCAGCATCAACGTCTGGAACATCTGCCCCCTATTCAAAG GCCTGGGCTACGCCTCCATGGTGATCGTCTTCTACTGCAACACGTACTACATCATGGTGCTGGCCTGGGGCTTCTATTACCTGGTAAAGTCCTTCACGACCACGCTGCCCTGGGCCACATGTGGCCACACCTGGAACACTCCCGACTGTGTGGAGATCTTCCGCCATGAAGACTGTGCCAATGGCAGCCTGGCCAACCTCACATGTGACCAGCTTGCTGAACGCCGGTCCCCAGTCATCGAGTTCTGGGA GAACAAAGTGTTGCGGCTCTCAGGGGGGCTGGAGGTGCCGGGGGCCCTCAATTGGGAGGTGACCCTGTGTCTGCTGGCCTGCTGGGTGCTGGTCTACTTCTGTGTCTGGAAAGGGGTGAAATCGACGGGAAAG ATCGTGTACTTCACTGCTACATTCCCCTACGTGGTCCTGGTTGTGCTGCTGGTACGCGGGGTGCTGCTGCCTGGAGCCTTGGACGGCATCATCTACTATCTCAAGCCTGACTGGTCAAAGCTGGGGTCCCCTCAG GTGTGGATCGATGCCGGCACCCAGATCTTCTTCTCCTACGCCATCGGCCTGGGGGCCCTCACAGCCCTGGGCAGCTACAACCGCTTCAACAACAACTGCTACAA GGACGCCATCATCCTCGCGCTCATCAACAGCGGGACCAGCTTCTTTGCTGGCTTCGTGGTCTTCTCCATCCTGGGCTTCATGGCCACAGAGCAGGGGGTGCACATCTCCAAGGTGGCAGAATCAG GGCCCGGCCTGGCCTTCATCGCCTATCCTCGGGCTGTCACGCTGATGCCTGTGGCTCCACTCTGGGCAGCCCTGTTCTTCTTCATGCTGCTGCTGCTCGGCCTGGACAGCCAG TTTGTAGGTGTGGAAGGCTTCATCACCGGCCTCCTCGACCTCCTCCCGGCCTCCTACTACTTCCGTTTCCAAAGGGAGATCTCTGTGGCCCTCTGCTGTGCCCTGTGCTTTGTCATTGACCTCTCCATGGTGACAGAT ggcgGGATGTATGTCTTCCAGCTGTTTGACTACTACTCGGCCAGCGGCACCACCTTGCTCTGGCAGGCCTTTTGGGAGTGTGTAGCAGTGGCCTGGGTGTATG GAGCCGACCGCTTCATGGACGACATTGCGTGTATGATCGGATACCGACCTTGCCCCTGGATGAAATGGTGCTGGTCCTTCTTCACCCCACTGGTCTGCATG gGCATCTTCATCTTCAACATCGTGTACTACAAGCCGCTGGTCTACAACAAAACCTACGTGTACCCGTGGTGGGGCGAGGCCATGGGCTGGGCCTTTGCACTCTCCTCCATGCTGTGTGTGCCGCTCCACCTCCTGGGCTGCCTCCTCAGGGCCAAGGGAACCATGGCTGAG CGCTGGCAGCACCTGACTCAGCCTGTCTGGGGCCTCCACCACTTGGAATACAGAGCTCAGGATGCGGATGTCAGGGGCCTGACCACCCTGACCCCAGTGTCCGAGAGCAGCAAGGTCGTCGTGGTGGAGAGTGTCATGTGA